A single region of the Pseudomonas mandelii genome encodes:
- a CDS encoding sensor domain-containing phosphodiesterase translates to MKSQPDAASRMVAEVVTQLPVPSRLGMLRFERLNEASWALLFLDPNCERQFGLPAVELCALVDSPYASLMEPEARYQLHDAIQQQLRESPHYLIRYNLHTAKGSLSLLELGEAYRQHNRHLLRGYLMVVDGLFEGEPLLPSLDLETQNSRLQIALELNQRAQLEQLQHLDRVRAQQDLILLLTRQRYSTNNSLQEAAELITRSACDIYEIDCASLWNLEGSLLVPISAYHRTSGEYQLPEPIDVSGFPDYLDALHGSRAIDAHNAIRDPRTREMAEHLRPRDVNAMLDASIRVDGQVVGVLCLEQTGATRAWQSDEIAFAGELADQFAQVINNHNRRTATSALHLFQRAVEQSANAFLLVNCDGVVEYVNPSFTAITQYTTEEVHGQRLSELPALENLSELLFDAPSALAKSNSWQGEFKSRRKNLEPYWGQLSISKVYGDNRELTHYIGIYEDITQTKLAQQRIERLAYTDNLTNLGNRPAFIRNLDERFARDSDTPISLLLVDIDNFKRINDSLGHQTGDKLLISLARRLRNSLSPSGSLARFASNEFAVLLDNTDLAMGQHVANQLLATLDKPMFVDNQLISVTGSVGLACAPLHGRDPQTLMRNAGLALHKAKANGKHQVQVFTEALNAEASYKLFVENNLRRALTQNELDVFYQPKLCLRSGRLLGMEALLRWNHPEKGMIRPDQFISVAEETGLIIPIGKWIARQACRMSKDLTAAGLGNLQVAINLSPKQFSDPDLVASIANILKEEALPGNLLELELTEGLLLEATEDTHLQLDQLKRLGLTLAMDDFGTGYSSLSYLKKFPIDIIKIDRSFIHEIPDNQDDMEITSAVIAMAHNLKLKVVAEGIETAEQLAFLRRHRCDVGQGYLFDRPIPGAELIEKLKRYPRGPLV, encoded by the coding sequence ATGAAAAGCCAACCTGATGCCGCCAGCCGTATGGTGGCCGAGGTAGTGACGCAATTGCCTGTGCCCTCGCGGCTCGGCATGCTGCGTTTCGAACGGCTGAATGAAGCTAGCTGGGCACTCCTGTTTCTCGATCCCAATTGCGAACGACAATTTGGTCTGCCGGCCGTGGAGCTTTGTGCCTTGGTCGACTCGCCTTATGCCAGCCTGATGGAGCCTGAAGCGCGCTATCAACTGCACGACGCGATTCAGCAGCAACTCAGAGAGAGCCCGCATTACCTGATCCGCTACAACCTGCACACCGCCAAAGGCTCCTTGAGCCTGCTCGAACTGGGCGAAGCCTACCGACAACACAATCGACACCTTCTGCGCGGTTACCTGATGGTCGTGGACGGCTTGTTCGAGGGTGAACCGCTGCTGCCGTCGCTGGACCTGGAAACCCAGAACTCGCGCCTGCAAATCGCCCTGGAACTCAATCAGCGCGCCCAGTTGGAACAACTGCAGCATCTGGATCGGGTCCGCGCCCAGCAAGACTTGATCCTGCTGCTGACCCGCCAGCGCTACAGCACCAACAATTCCCTGCAAGAAGCCGCCGAACTGATTACCCGCAGCGCTTGCGACATCTATGAAATCGACTGCGCCAGCCTGTGGAACCTCGAAGGCTCGCTGCTGGTGCCGATCTCGGCCTATCACCGCACCTCCGGGGAATATCAGCTGCCGGAACCGATCGACGTCAGCGGCTTCCCGGATTACCTCGACGCCTTGCACGGCAGCCGCGCCATCGATGCGCACAACGCCATTCGCGATCCGCGTACCCGGGAAATGGCCGAACACCTGCGCCCGCGCGATGTGAACGCCATGCTCGACGCCAGTATCCGCGTCGACGGCCAAGTGGTCGGCGTGCTGTGCCTGGAACAGACTGGCGCGACCCGTGCCTGGCAGTCGGATGAAATCGCCTTCGCCGGCGAGCTGGCCGATCAGTTCGCCCAAGTCATCAACAACCACAACCGCCGCACCGCCACGAGTGCCTTGCACTTGTTCCAGCGGGCGGTCGAGCAAAGCGCCAACGCGTTTTTGCTGGTCAATTGCGATGGCGTGGTGGAATACGTCAACCCGAGCTTCACGGCGATCACCCAGTACACCACCGAGGAAGTCCACGGCCAGCGGCTATCGGAACTGCCTGCGTTGGAGAACCTCAGCGAACTGCTGTTCGACGCACCGTCGGCGCTGGCCAAGAGCAACAGCTGGCAGGGCGAGTTCAAGAGCCGGCGCAAAAACCTCGAACCCTACTGGGGCCAGTTGTCGATTTCCAAGGTCTATGGCGACAACCGAGAGCTGACGCACTACATCGGCATCTACGAAGACATCACCCAGACCAAGCTCGCCCAGCAGCGCATCGAGCGCCTGGCCTACACCGACAATCTGACCAACCTCGGCAACCGCCCGGCGTTCATCCGCAACCTCGACGAACGCTTCGCCCGGGACAGCGATACGCCGATCAGCCTGCTCCTGGTGGACATCGACAACTTCAAGCGCATCAACGACAGCCTCGGCCACCAGACCGGCGACAAACTGCTGATCAGCCTGGCCCGGCGCCTGCGCAACAGCCTGAGCCCGAGCGGCAGCCTGGCGCGATTCGCCAGTAACGAATTCGCCGTGCTGCTGGACAACACCGACCTCGCGATGGGCCAGCACGTCGCCAACCAATTGCTGGCGACCCTCGACAAGCCGATGTTCGTCGACAACCAGTTGATCAGCGTCACCGGCTCCGTGGGCCTGGCCTGCGCGCCGCTGCACGGTCGCGATCCACAGACATTAATGCGCAACGCCGGCCTGGCGCTGCACAAGGCCAAGGCCAATGGCAAACACCAGGTCCAAGTGTTCACCGAAGCACTGAACGCCGAGGCCAGCTACAAGCTGTTCGTGGAAAACAACCTGCGCCGCGCCCTGACCCAGAATGAGCTGGACGTGTTCTATCAGCCCAAACTGTGCCTGCGCAGTGGTCGCCTGCTGGGCATGGAAGCGCTGCTGCGCTGGAACCATCCAGAAAAAGGCATGATCCGCCCGGACCAGTTCATCAGCGTTGCCGAAGAAACCGGCCTGATCATCCCGATCGGCAAATGGATCGCCCGCCAGGCCTGCCGCATGAGCAAAGACCTGACCGCCGCCGGCCTGGGCAATCTTCAAGTGGCGATCAACTTGTCGCCCAAGCAGTTCTCCGACCCGGACCTGGTGGCGTCCATCGCCAACATCCTCAAGGAAGAAGCGCTGCCGGGGAACCTGCTGGAGCTGGAACTGACCGAAGGCCTGCTGCTGGAAGCCACCGAAGACACCCACTTGCAGCTCGATCAACTCAAGCGCCTGGGCCTGACCCTGGCCATGGACGATTTCGGCACCGGTTACTCGTCGCTCAGTTACCTGAAAAAATTCCCGATCGACATCATCAAGATCGACCGAAGCTTCATCCACGAAATCCCGGACAACCAGGACGACATGGAAATCACCTCCGCGGTGATCGCCATGGCTCACAACCTGAAACTCAAAGTTGTGGCGGAAGGGATCGAGACGGCCGAGCAGCTTGCGTTCTTGCGTCGCCACCGCTGCGATGTCGGCCAGGGCTACCTGTTCGACCGCCCCATCCCCGGCGCCGAGCTGATCGAAAAGCTCAAGCGCTACCCACGCGGCCCGCTCGTCTGA